From a region of the Babylonia areolata isolate BAREFJ2019XMU chromosome 21, ASM4173473v1, whole genome shotgun sequence genome:
- the LOC143296300 gene encoding uncharacterized protein LOC143296300 has translation MVEGRSETVGTASGKRQQTGETTVAVNSAEFLQGGEEAVPEHERYLYRYFSQRAEEKRKKEEEEEGSDAGSISDTEFDDFLDKHERQLDHDDLGDLDFGLDFAGNIRGEKKGKRGKAAKADSSDDEEMGEEDDDDDDDDDDDGDDVGGLSDEEIDFGDDEDDELAAEFRREMEALGDVEDGEEGGDEEDELSGDELKQMMGGRKRSAQDEPGAKKPKKKSRKSGLASMFASADDFADVLESNADTGLTLAGTGDAVLVNDKTSAKQIAWEMKRGRQSGGSRNWKDKKHRGGKFAKGNKRNKKKM, from the exons ATGG tggaggggaggagtgagacGGTAGGGACAGCCTCAGGGAAGAGACAGCAGACAGGGGAGACCACTGTGGCGGTCAACTCGGCAGAGTTCCTGCAGGGTGGGGAGGAAGCGGTACCAGAGCACGAACGCTACCTGTACAG GTACTTCAGCCAGAGggcggaggagaagaggaagaaagaggaggaggaggaaggcagcgATGCTGGCAGCATCAGCGACACAGAGTTTGACGATTTCCTGG acaaACACGAGCGGCAGCTGGATCATGATGACCTGGGGGACCTGGACTTTGGCCTGGACTTTGCTGG GAACATACGTGGGGAAAAGAAAGGCAAGAGAGGCAAAGCAGCCAAGGCTGACAGCAGCGATGATGAAGAGATGGGtgaagaggacgacgacgacgacgacgatgatgatgatgatggtgatgatgtcggtGGTCTCTCTGATGAGGAAATTGATTTTGgagacgatgaagacgatgaacTGGCTGCAGAGTTCCGACGGGAGATGGAGGCTCTGGGTGATGTGGAGgacggggaagaagggggtgatgaggaggatgagctTTCAGGTG ATGAACTCAAACAGATGATGGGCGGCCGCAAACGATCCGCTCAAGATGAACCAGGTGCcaagaaaccaaagaaaaa GAGCCGGAAGAGCGGGCTGGCCAGCATGTTTGCCTCTGCTGATGACTTTGCTGACGTGCTGGAGAGCAACGCGGACACGGGTCTCACCTTGGCCGGCACTGGAGATGCCGTGCTTGTCAACGACAAAACCA GTGCCAAGCAGATTGCCTGGGAGATGAAACGAGGTCGTCAGTCTGGAGGCTCCAGGAACTGGAAAGACAAAAAGCATCGAGGTGGAAAATTTGCCAAAGGAaataagaggaacaagaagaaaatgtga